A genomic window from Plasmodium reichenowi strain SY57 chromosome 6, whole genome shotgun sequence includes:
- a CDS encoding hypothetical protein (conserved Plasmodium protein, unknown function) yields MSTKLEQENCKLLENIEVISTWSSNNDSNMESLVEPSELDIKDDNEKCLDILNDNLIYDFEKEEDEKKKKNTKNEKSLSNIDLEYDTMEKYIKCIIDNKEKEEFYSFMKYICDSDLFFTFVQLFLDLIKNKDSNLNPHDYLIKFFQINIEEENNTNSIKRKNLIKENNFYKKQNEELKKQINIIQVEIMDMKKKNTCNFITNFFFKNNKQEYDASKIFQKVNLNYENIRIEPPFYFTKDTFNLFINYLSDNKRNYIYNIITNKYSIYETNHTLFITKFYNKLINFIEFYRSFDN; encoded by the coding sequence AGAACTGTAAGTTACTTGAAAATATTGAAGTAATATCTACGTGGAGTAGTAATAATGATAGTAACATGGAGAGTCTTGTAGAACCTTCCGAATTAGATATAAAGGATGACAATGAAAAATGTTtggatatattaaatgataatttaatatatgattttgaaaaagaagaagatgagaaaaaaaagaaaaacacaaaaaatgaaaagtCTTTATCAAATATTGATTTGGAATATGATACtatggaaaaatatataaaatgcataattgataataaagaaaaggaaGAATTTTATTCCTTTATGAAATACATATGTGATAgtgatttattttttacttttgtacaattatttttagatttaataaagaataaagATAGTAATTTAAATCCACAtgattatttaataaaattttttcaaataaatattgaagaagaaaataatacaaatagtataaaaagaaaaaatttaataaaagaaaataatttttataaaaaacaaaatgaggaattaaaaaaacaaattaatataatacaagTGGAAATAATGgatatgaaaaagaaaaatacaTGTAATTTTATCAcaaactttttttttaaaaataataagcAAGAATATGATGCAAGTaaaatttttcaaaaagtaaatttaaattatgaaaatattagaATAGAACCtccattttattttacaaaaGATACATTTaatctttttataaattatttaagtGATAACAAAAggaattatatatataatatcataaCAAACAAGTATAGTATATATGAAACAAATCATactttatttataacaaaattttataataagtTGATAAACTTTATAGAATTTTATAGATCATTTGATAACTAA
- a CDS encoding DnaJ protein, putative: MNTTLTVNKTNELGGNHEKNRSIYEATPDIDNNIILNINSMNSEHKKYFLNNYISKIKYMRSSYSKPKYYEILNVNLKSDAKTIRKSYLALSKLLSVNKKLSREYEECYYLIQKSYKILTNKFEKFYYDVLNNYIDENTIEEQRYMLEKEADIIYANKMEELKDIYDIKIKEEQNKNGLIIEKALYGDLSLKEECINNCFNIESISEQHLQGPYIDLTKILQCKIENSSLLYNDDFSFAYFCDIPKPLIKISSKQTKKKLYSHILQDTEMYLYIKYKFLNVYHELIIVDRSNFSLPQSSHRVFGDRISGPFSPVNVLKMTHISSSFKDNILKFFSKNKFYITLFTTIVLCAQSIKIKMNKLE; the protein is encoded by the coding sequence ATGAACACCACTTTGACtgtaaataaaacaaaCGAACTTGGTGGGAACCATGAAAAGAATCGAAGTATATATGAAGCAACCCCCGACATAGACaacaatataattttaaacaTTAACTCAATGAATAGTGAACATAAGaaatatttcttaaataattatatatcaaaaataaaatatatgagAAGTAGTTATTCAAAACCTAAGtattatgaaatattaaatgttAATTTAAAATCGGATGCTAAGACAATACGTAAAAGTTATTTAGCCTTGTCTAAATTATTAAGTGTGAATAAAAAGTTATCAAGAGAATATGAAgaatgttattatttaattcagaaatcatataaaatattaacaaataaatttgagaaattttattatgatgtattaaataattatattgatGAAAATACTATAGAAGAACAAAGATACATGTTAGAAAAAGAAGCTGATATTATTTATGCAAATAAAATGGAAgaattaaaagatatatatgatattaaaataaaagaagaacaaaataaaaatggatTAATTATAGAAAAAGCATTATATGGTGATTTATCATTAAAAGAAgaatgtataaataattgtTTTAATATTGAATCTATATCTGAACAACATTTACAAGGTCCATATATAGatttaacaaaaatattacaatgtaaaattgaaaatagttctttgttatataatgatgattTTTCTTTTGCTTATTTTTGTGATATACCAAAACctttaattaaaatttctagtaaacaaacaaaaaaaaaattatattcaCATATATTACAAGATACAgaaatgtatttatatataaaatataaattcttAAATGTATATCATGAACTTATAATTGTGGACAGATCAAACTTTTCTTTACCACAAAGTTCTCATAGAGTTTTTGGAGATAGAATTAGTGGCCCTTTCTCACCAGttaatgttttaaaaatgacACATATATCAAGTTCTTTCAAAGATAATATACTTAAATTTTTctcaaaaaataaattttacaTTACTTTATTTACGACCATAGTTTTATGTGCCCAATCgatcaaaataaaaatgaataagTTGGAAtga